The following are encoded together in the Culex pipiens pallens isolate TS chromosome 1, TS_CPP_V2, whole genome shotgun sequence genome:
- the LOC128092507 gene encoding uncharacterized protein LOC128092507, whose protein sequence is MTRMCSFTGSATQRRARPVKCFVAIFVCLVTKAVHLELAADLTTQAFLAALKRFTARRGKPKLVMCDNAKNFVGARRELSELAKLFLSQQFEEEIIRETANDSIEFKFIPARSPNFGGLWESAVKSFKLLFKRTIGLHTLLYDEFRLCWSRSKRSSTRDRSRRSATTPQTSKR, encoded by the coding sequence ATGACCAGAATGTGCAGCTTCACGGGTTCTGCGACGCAGCGCCGAGCTCGCCCAGTGAAGTGCTTCGTTGCCATCTTCGTCTGCCTGGTCACCAAGGCCGTTCACCTAGAACTAGCAGCAGACTTAACGACGCAGGCATTTCTGGCGGCCCTCAAACGGTTCACTGCCCGGCGTGGCAAACCGAAGCTGGTCATGTGCGACAACGCCAAGAACTTCGTCGGCGCAAGACGTGAGCTGAGCGAACTCGCCAAGCTGTTCCTAAGTCAGCAGTTCGAAGAGGAGATCATCCGCGAAACAGCGAACGACAGCATCGAATTCAAGTTCATTCCCGCTCGCTCGCCGAACTTCGGCGGCCTCTGGGAGTCCGCGGTGAAGAGCTTCAAGTTGCTGTTCAAACGTACTATCGGGCTGCACACCCTGCTGTACGACGAGTTCCGACTGTGCTGGTCCAGATCGAAGCGATCCTCAACTCGCGACCGCTCACGCCGCTCAGCAACGACCCCGCAGACTTCGAAGCGCTGA
- the LOC120415072 gene encoding cuticle protein 16.5-like, giving the protein MFAKVILLVAMAIACANAKPLLATLAAAPVVAAAPAVVTAQSSQYIARNYNGVAAAAYTAAPLAYTAPAVAAAYTAAYTAPYAAAYPYAAAPVAAAAYTAAPYYPYVL; this is encoded by the exons atgtTCGCTAAAGTG ATCCTCCTCGTCGCCATGGCCATCGCCTGTGCCAACGCAAAGCCCCTGCTGGCAACCCTGGCCGCCGCCCCAGTCGTAGCAGCGGCCCCAGCCGTGGTGACCGCCCAGAGTTCGCAGTACATTGCCCGGAACTACAACGGAGTTGCCGCGGCAGCTTACACTGCTGCTCCGCTAGCCTACACCGCTCCAGCTGTTGCGGCGGCCTACACCGCGGCTTACACCGCACCCTACGCCGCTGCCTACCCGTACGCTGCTGCTCCGGTGGCCGCCGCTGCCTACACCGCGGCTCCGTACTATCCGTATGTGCTGTGA